In Chloroflexota bacterium, one genomic interval encodes:
- a CDS encoding DUF167 domain-containing protein → MPFARITIKAQPGARRNEVAGYRGEALLVRVTAPPEGGKANEAIIETLAEALGIAKSSVTLVRGAASRQKVVQIEGIAEATARRLLDAGSHDVLQDDKNDDRHRGRQV, encoded by the coding sequence ATGCCCTTTGCCCGTATCACCATCAAGGCCCAGCCGGGAGCGCGCCGGAACGAGGTCGCGGGCTATCGCGGCGAGGCGCTGCTGGTGCGCGTCACAGCACCGCCGGAGGGCGGCAAGGCCAACGAGGCGATCATCGAGACGCTGGCAGAGGCGCTGGGAATCGCCAAGAGCAGCGTGACGCTGGTTCGCGGGGCGGCTTCCCGGCAGAAGGTAGTCCAGATCGAGGGGATAGCCGAAGCGACGGCGCGACGGCTACTCGACGCTGGTAGCCACGATGTACTGCAGGACGATAAGAATGATGATCGCCACCGTGGGCGTCAGGTCTAG
- a CDS encoding threonine synthase yields the protein MAFAKALKCRECGKEYEKQPTNICEWCFGPLEVVYDYDGIRKVLTRERIKSGPANLWRYRELLPVDDGPVIDMHAGMTPLVKAENLGRKLGLENLYIKNDCVNPTYSFKDRVVAVASTVARQMGFDVLACASTGNLAGSVAAHAAKAGMKSFVFIPADLEKVKIVGASIYGPTVVAVNGNYDEVNRLCSEVADNFKWAFVNINVRPFYAEGSKTLGYEVAEQLGWRAPDNVIVPVASGSLLTKVWKGLNEFKDIGLIDKVQTRVHMVQPQGCSPVVTAFSEGVMDVKPVKPNTIAKSLAIGNPADGFYALKVLKDSHGSATAVTDPEVIEGIKLLAETEGIFAETAAGVVISGLKRLAASGVLKPKELTVVYVTGNGLKTQEVVEDTVRPLVVQPTLASFKKALESK from the coding sequence ATGGCTTTCGCGAAGGCGCTGAAATGCCGCGAATGCGGCAAGGAATATGAGAAGCAGCCGACGAACATCTGCGAATGGTGCTTCGGGCCGCTGGAGGTCGTCTACGACTACGACGGCATCCGCAAAGTCCTAACCCGGGAACGCATCAAGAGCGGGCCGGCCAACCTGTGGCGCTACCGCGAACTGCTCCCGGTGGATGACGGCCCCGTCATAGATATGCACGCCGGTATGACGCCACTGGTCAAGGCTGAAAATCTAGGCCGGAAGCTGGGGCTGGAAAACCTTTACATAAAGAACGACTGCGTAAATCCGACCTACTCCTTCAAGGACCGGGTCGTCGCCGTCGCCTCCACCGTCGCGCGGCAGATGGGCTTTGACGTGCTGGCCTGCGCCTCCACGGGGAACCTGGCGGGCAGCGTCGCCGCCCACGCCGCCAAGGCTGGCATGAAGTCCTTCGTCTTCATCCCCGCCGACCTGGAGAAGGTCAAGATCGTCGGCGCTTCCATTTATGGGCCCACGGTTGTGGCGGTGAACGGCAACTACGATGAGGTGAACCGCCTCTGCAGTGAAGTGGCCGATAACTTCAAATGGGCCTTCGTGAACATCAACGTCCGCCCCTTCTACGCCGAAGGGAGCAAGACCCTTGGCTATGAAGTGGCCGAGCAGCTCGGCTGGCGCGCGCCGGACAACGTCATCGTCCCCGTCGCCTCCGGCTCCCTCCTCACCAAGGTCTGGAAGGGCCTGAACGAGTTCAAGGACATCGGCCTCATAGACAAGGTCCAGACGCGCGTCCACATGGTCCAGCCCCAGGGCTGCTCGCCGGTGGTGACCGCCTTTAGCGAGGGCGTGATGGATGTGAAGCCCGTGAAGCCGAACACTATCGCCAAGTCCCTCGCCATCGGCAACCCGGCCGATGGTTTCTACGCGCTCAAGGTGCTCAAAGACTCCCACGGCTCCGCGACTGCGGTCACGGACCCGGAGGTCATTGAGGGCATCAAGCTCCTGGCGGAGACGGAAGGCATCTTCGCGGAAACAGCGGCCGGCGTCGTCATCTCCGGCCTCAAGCGGCTTGCCGCCTCAGGCGTCCTGAAACCCAAGGAGTTGACGGTGGTCTATGTGACGGGCAACGGCCTCAAGACTCAGGAAGTGGTGGAGGATACCGTGCGCCCGCTGGTGGTCCAGCCGACCCTCGCATCCTTCAAGAAGGCGCTCGAATCGAAATAG
- a CDS encoding FeS-binding protein, with the protein MKTRVKFTFPADKVEEPVIYLLGITFDVITNIRRAEVSDVQGWVVLELEGAEKDIKRGLDWVRSKGVRVDPLGGDIIAG; encoded by the coding sequence ATGAAGACTAGGGTAAAGTTCACCTTCCCCGCCGATAAGGTCGAAGAGCCGGTTATCTATCTGTTGGGCATCACTTTCGATGTCATCACCAACATCCGCCGCGCCGAGGTCTCGGACGTCCAGGGCTGGGTCGTCCTGGAGCTTGAGGGCGCCGAGAAGGACATCAAGCGCGGGCTCGATTGGGTCCGCAGCAAGGGCGTCCGGGTGGACCCGTTGGGTGGGGACATCATCGCGGGCTAG